DNA sequence from the candidate division KSB1 bacterium genome:
ATATTATTGAAGCAGAGGCCCCGCCTAAAGTGGTATTGAAGAATAAAACCTACATTGATCTTTATATAAGACCCGAGACATCAACAGCCAAACGGCACAAAATCATGAACGAGTGGTATCGTAAGGAACTCAAAAAAATAATTCCTGAACTCATTGAAAAATGGCAAAAGCGAATGAATTTAAAGGTCAACGAATGGCAAGTAAAACTCATGAAAATAAAATGGGGTTCATGCAACATTGAAAAGAAACGAATTTGGTTAAACCTTGAACTGGCAAAGAAACCCATTTATTGCCTGGAGTATATCATTGTTCATGAAATGGTGCACTTATCGGAGAGACATCACAACGACAAATTCCTTTATTACATGGACACCTTTCTA
Encoded proteins:
- a CDS encoding M48 family metallopeptidase — encoded protein: MEQITISNIEIDVVRKDIKNIHLAVYPPTGRVRIAAPLRVNEDAIRLYAISKLGWIKRHQRKFEGQERISPREYKNRESHYFQGKRYLLNIIEAEAPPKVVLKNKTYIDLYIRPETSTAKRHKIMNEWYRKELKKIIPELIEKWQKRMNLKVNEWQVKLMKIKWGSCNIEKKRIWLNLELAKKPIYCLEYIIVHEMVHLSERHHNDKFLYYMDTFLPNWKQLRTELNKLPVSHADWSY